The Solibacillus sp. FSL W7-1436 genome window below encodes:
- a CDS encoding YlbF family regulator, with the protein MLMTSDWVFILDEVDELNAMILSSEQAENLRLAKKAVYEDAELSAQIMAFQRLKDQYEDVQRFGKYHPDYNIIMKKIRTEKRLIDMNEQIAALKVAENDFQDLLDEISLLIGHSVSEAVKVPVSNPFFASSSSCGSGCGTGGGCSCSA; encoded by the coding sequence ATGCTCATGACTTCTGATTGGGTTTTTATTTTAGATGAGGTCGATGAATTAAATGCGATGATCCTTTCCTCTGAGCAAGCCGAAAACCTTCGCCTTGCGAAAAAGGCAGTTTACGAGGATGCGGAATTAAGCGCACAGATTATGGCCTTTCAACGATTAAAAGACCAATATGAGGATGTACAACGCTTTGGCAAATATCATCCTGATTACAATATAATTATGAAAAAAATTCGAACAGAAAAGCGTCTGATCGATATGAATGAACAAATTGCTGCACTTAAAGTAGCCGAAAATGATTTTCAGGATTTACTTGATGAAATCAGCCTGCTTATCGGCCATTCCGTTTCGGAAGCTGTAAAAGTTCCGGTAAGCAATCCGTTTTTTGCGAGCAGTTCTTCTTGCGGCAGCGGATGCGGTACAGGCGGCGGTTGTTCGTGTTCAGCTTAA
- a CDS encoding IS1182 family transposase: protein MFKDYNMNQIILPLDLEVKLHKNDIAFSIHHLVESIPNEAFAPFIHHTGCPSYHPRMMLKLILCGYTQSTFSGRKIEDLTRDSIRMMWLAQGYEPSYRTINRFRVHPNMKELIRQCFVQFRCQLVEEKLIDQEAIFIDGTKIEANANKFTFVWKKSVEKHHTNLVEKSNKLYDELLEHQIIPEIKRESDEQLSIEELTQVAHHLEEVVDDYTSKIEHSEDVIERKRLRSERKTPKQILKQVHDWIIRKQKYQKDFEVFGTRNSYSKTDHEATFMRMKDDYMQNGQLKPGYNVQIATEGQYTLAYDVFPNPTDTKTLIPFLSQIEENYFELPKHIVADAGYGSEQNYHDILNKRKRTPLITFNQYLNEQKRKYKNDPFKTSNWVYEKENDVYICPNEKRLRFQYNSVRTDKSGFQREFKIYECEECTGCPFRTKCTKAAEGKNRRLMINEKWEKQKEEVRVKLSEEKTAAIYRRRKIDVEPVFGFLKANLCFRRFSVRGKSKVTNEIGLALMATNLRKYAVRG, encoded by the coding sequence ATGTTTAAAGATTATAACATGAATCAAATTATATTACCGCTAGATTTAGAAGTAAAGTTACATAAAAATGATATTGCCTTTTCTATCCATCATTTGGTCGAAAGCATTCCGAACGAAGCTTTCGCTCCTTTTATTCACCATACTGGTTGTCCATCATATCATCCACGTATGATGCTAAAGCTGATTTTATGCGGTTACACACAATCCACTTTTTCAGGAAGAAAAATAGAGGATCTGACAAGAGACAGTATCCGTATGATGTGGCTTGCCCAAGGATATGAACCAAGTTATCGCACTATTAACCGTTTTCGTGTACATCCCAATATGAAGGAACTCATTCGCCAATGTTTTGTACAATTCCGCTGTCAGCTAGTTGAAGAAAAACTCATCGATCAAGAAGCGATTTTTATCGATGGCACAAAGATTGAGGCAAATGCCAATAAGTTCACATTTGTTTGGAAAAAATCAGTGGAAAAACATCATACCAACCTCGTAGAAAAATCAAATAAACTTTACGATGAGTTATTGGAACATCAAATTATTCCTGAAATCAAACGTGAAAGTGATGAGCAGTTATCGATAGAAGAGTTAACTCAAGTAGCACATCACCTAGAAGAAGTAGTCGACGACTATACAAGCAAAATAGAACATTCTGAAGATGTCATTGAGCGAAAAAGATTACGTAGCGAACGAAAAACACCGAAGCAAATCCTCAAACAAGTACATGATTGGATCATAAGAAAGCAGAAATACCAAAAAGATTTTGAAGTGTTTGGCACACGTAACAGTTATTCAAAGACGGATCATGAAGCAACATTTATGCGGATGAAAGATGACTATATGCAAAACGGCCAATTGAAGCCAGGGTATAATGTACAAATCGCTACAGAAGGTCAATATACACTCGCGTACGATGTATTTCCAAATCCAACAGACACGAAAACACTTATTCCATTTCTTAGTCAAATTGAAGAAAATTATTTCGAGTTACCAAAACATATTGTAGCGGATGCCGGATACGGCAGTGAACAGAATTACCATGATATTCTTAACAAACGCAAACGAACTCCACTCATTACATTTAATCAATACTTGAACGAACAGAAGCGAAAATATAAAAATGATCCTTTTAAGACAAGTAATTGGGTGTATGAGAAAGAAAACGATGTCTACATTTGCCCAAATGAAAAGAGATTACGATTCCAATATAACTCTGTTCGTACAGATAAATCGGGTTTCCAACGAGAATTTAAAATCTATGAATGTGAGGAATGTACAGGGTGTCCTTTCCGTACAAAATGTACAAAAGCTGCAGAAGGTAAAAATCGTAGACTCATGATTAATGAGAAATGGGAAAAACAAAAAGAAGAAGTAAGAGTGAAGCTTTCAGAAGAAAAAACGGCTGCCATTTATCGTCGACGTAAAATCGACGTGGAACCAGTTTTTGGATTCTTGAAGGCTAATTTGTGTTTCCGTCGATTTTCTGTTCGTGGAAAATCGAAAGTTACTAACGAAATAGGTTTGGCATTAATGGCCACAAATTTAAGGAAGTATGCGGTAAGAGGATAA
- a CDS encoding glycerophosphodiester phosphodiesterase family protein has product MGKKTKVALAIAAASAAAWAGTKAISKPQKRESKEALQFERPIIIAQHGGAGLAPENSLLAFERAAEIGVDGFTVSVRLSKDEEIIAFHDATVDRTTNGSGFVKDFTFEQLKELNIGYNFEDLEGTFPYREQHILAVTLRELIETYPDKLFIVNIQDSPDTYEGSLMPSKLWRLIEELNIQYQVIVTSPYSEQIDRFNLYAQNRIALGAGEGDIKKAMTSFTSQFGHLYHPKVDLFIVPLKQGVFNYDSPRFIKFLSELNVPTIYSDIDDLVTMNRVIRQGAMGIVTNRPDIAEVLIQKVSQ; this is encoded by the coding sequence ATGGGTAAGAAAACAAAAGTAGCTTTAGCAATCGCGGCGGCTAGTGCGGCGGCATGGGCAGGAACAAAAGCGATTTCGAAGCCGCAAAAACGTGAATCAAAAGAAGCGTTACAATTTGAACGTCCAATTATTATCGCACAACATGGAGGCGCGGGTCTGGCACCTGAAAATTCGTTACTTGCTTTTGAACGAGCAGCGGAAATCGGTGTGGATGGCTTTACAGTAAGTGTCCGCCTTTCAAAAGATGAAGAAATTATCGCTTTTCATGATGCAACGGTAGACCGCACAACAAATGGCTCCGGCTTTGTTAAAGACTTTACATTTGAACAATTAAAAGAACTCAATATTGGCTATAACTTTGAAGATTTAGAAGGTACTTTCCCTTACAGAGAACAGCATATACTAGCCGTAACATTACGCGAATTAATCGAGACATATCCGGATAAACTATTTATCGTTAACATTCAGGATAGCCCTGACACATATGAAGGCAGCTTAATGCCTTCTAAACTATGGCGCCTGATCGAAGAATTGAATATTCAATACCAGGTAATCGTTACAAGTCCTTATAGCGAACAAATCGACCGCTTCAATTTATACGCGCAAAACCGCATCGCTCTTGGTGCCGGTGAAGGCGATATTAAAAAGGCAATGACATCATTTACAAGCCAATTCGGCCATCTGTATCATCCGAAAGTAGACTTGTTCATCGTTCCATTAAAGCAGGGTGTTTTCAATTATGATTCACCGCGCTTCATTAAGTTCTTATCGGAACTTAATGTACCGACGATTTACAGCGACATCGATGATCTTGTAACAATGAACCGTGTCATCCGCCAAGGCGCGATGGGCATCGTGACAAACCGTCCGGATATCGCAGAAGTACTCATCCAAAAAGTATCGCAATAA
- a CDS encoding YlbG family protein has product MNERQGLIIYVHQLKHAKSLRKYGHVNFISRRLKYVVIYCNRDEIETLKNKIQRLPFVKDVVESYRPFVKNEFENAKPDKAKEYDYKIGL; this is encoded by the coding sequence ATGAATGAAAGACAAGGTTTAATTATATACGTTCATCAATTAAAACATGCGAAGTCGTTAAGAAAGTATGGTCACGTAAATTTCATCTCCAGAAGATTAAAATATGTTGTGATTTATTGTAATCGAGACGAAATCGAAACATTGAAAAATAAAATACAACGCCTTCCATTTGTGAAAGACGTTGTTGAATCATACCGTCCATTTGTTAAAAATGAATTCGAAAATGCAAAGCCGGATAAGGCAAAAGAGTATGACTATAAAATAGGCCTATAA
- a CDS encoding DUF7147 family protein, which produces MIQQFIELGQGYGDIYELCELVKTNEHRFHNAFIFTATHDGNSVASIAVAFKPSGESKFMPIYICREGIPYSEEKLSKRIEIFKQTIQDVKQQENILEIKHSSVFSEKNQYYQYLIGILRLNRYIPPMQ; this is translated from the coding sequence ATGATTCAACAATTTATCGAACTCGGTCAAGGCTATGGCGATATATATGAGCTTTGCGAACTGGTCAAAACAAATGAGCATCGATTCCATAACGCATTTATTTTCACCGCAACTCATGATGGCAATTCAGTCGCTTCAATAGCCGTGGCTTTTAAACCATCAGGTGAAAGCAAATTCATGCCAATATATATTTGCCGCGAAGGGATTCCATATAGCGAGGAAAAACTGTCAAAGCGAATTGAGATATTTAAACAAACGATTCAAGATGTTAAGCAGCAAGAAAACATTCTTGAAATTAAACACTCATCTGTTTTTTCGGAAAAAAATCAGTATTATCAATACTTAATTGGTATTTTAAGATTAAATCGTTACATACCACCGATGCAATAA
- a CDS encoding RNA polymerase II produces MKIAVSIFSFLMILIGTILFMQFQVYSDNVDSTEKGYRYSQEIEIVYRGESLDIRQHFKNLPNEELTIEWPKASINPDCFIENEHSCARLSEDSTKFKAGETRAQSISYVIPLTNGLQSRKLMKNVFATLKNGDVQFSTVHISTGKELNGQWVTGLPLIGEQNLSLVNYSMFSGEGPVKDLFWQDGDFALQNEVGVVSIYSRTPLKAAFYEKLEKVNFLSKDHFAIINGTNIDGIDGFRMLFVPNATVAKVQQNVLITQLEATYDFGDSPYWLKELMASFLTGTVFGGEKTREVAATITAQLTDAQLTDWQERLQALEGKKISGEMLDKELSEVLGASTKYISMNAQSEKSYPFLYNDPRNLYVNSEKQPAVQVVLKDGEVLYGADLLLESIGYDVSIGEHGYYVVSETREFRFPNEPGFYVFNQRRYDTVSLPVKQVAGQYFIEESWLKRLFIVEIEKTEDRIDITAP; encoded by the coding sequence TTGAAAATTGCCGTTAGTATTTTTTCATTTTTAATGATACTAATCGGAACTATACTTTTTATGCAGTTCCAAGTTTATTCGGATAATGTGGATTCGACAGAAAAAGGCTATCGTTATTCTCAGGAAATTGAAATTGTGTACCGTGGCGAAAGCCTGGATATTCGTCAGCATTTCAAAAATTTGCCGAATGAAGAACTAACGATTGAATGGCCGAAAGCTTCCATTAATCCGGATTGTTTTATAGAAAATGAACATAGCTGTGCACGTTTAAGTGAAGACTCCACGAAGTTTAAAGCGGGAGAAACACGGGCACAATCGATTTCCTATGTCATTCCGTTAACGAACGGCTTACAGTCCCGGAAGCTGATGAAAAATGTTTTTGCTACATTAAAAAACGGTGATGTTCAATTCTCTACAGTGCATATATCCACTGGAAAAGAACTAAATGGACAGTGGGTAACAGGTTTGCCGTTAATCGGAGAGCAAAATTTGTCACTGGTCAACTATTCGATGTTTAGCGGGGAAGGCCCGGTTAAAGATCTTTTTTGGCAAGATGGGGACTTTGCCCTGCAAAATGAAGTGGGCGTGGTTTCCATTTATTCAAGAACTCCTTTAAAAGCTGCATTTTATGAAAAGCTTGAAAAAGTCAATTTTTTAAGCAAGGATCATTTTGCAATAATTAATGGGACGAATATTGATGGTATAGACGGATTCCGTATGCTTTTTGTGCCAAATGCAACAGTGGCAAAGGTGCAGCAGAATGTACTGATTACTCAACTTGAAGCAACTTATGATTTTGGTGACAGTCCGTATTGGCTGAAAGAATTAATGGCATCATTTTTAACGGGTACAGTATTTGGCGGTGAGAAAACAAGGGAAGTCGCCGCAACAATTACCGCCCAATTAACAGACGCTCAGCTGACGGATTGGCAAGAGCGGTTACAGGCATTGGAAGGCAAAAAGATTAGTGGAGAAATGCTCGACAAGGAGCTTTCTGAAGTATTGGGAGCTTCTACGAAATATATTTCAATGAATGCTCAATCAGAAAAGTCCTATCCGTTCTTATATAATGACCCAAGAAATCTATATGTCAATTCGGAAAAGCAGCCCGCCGTTCAGGTTGTATTAAAAGACGGCGAAGTATTGTACGGGGCAGATTTGCTGCTGGAATCGATCGGGTATGATGTAAGTATAGGAGAACACGGGTATTATGTAGTAAGTGAAACACGCGAATTCCGATTCCCGAATGAACCTGGTTTTTATGTATTTAATCAGCGGCGCTATGATACGGTATCGTTGCCGGTTAAACAGGTTGCGGGTCAATATTTCATTGAGGAATCGTGGTTAAAGCGCCTGTTTATAGTTGAAATTGAAAAAACGGAAGACCGAATTGATATTACGGCTCCTTAA
- the rsmD gene encoding 16S rRNA (guanine(966)-N(2))-methyltransferase RsmD, with product MRVVAGDRKGMPLKAITGNTTRPTTDKVKESIFNMIGPFFNGGLAVDLFAGSGGLGIETLSRGADHALFIEKDARAFQVLQENIKKCRYEDVSELFRTDATRAVKALLKRDIVIDYLFLDPPYHKKEYYDLVETLVEGGKLANDAIIMCEHSTDVTLPENYGCFNLVRQEEYGSTIISIYRHEEEEGEIV from the coding sequence ATGCGCGTTGTTGCAGGTGACAGAAAAGGGATGCCTTTAAAGGCGATTACAGGAAATACAACACGACCGACAACAGATAAAGTAAAGGAATCCATTTTTAATATGATTGGACCATTCTTTAATGGTGGCTTGGCGGTTGATTTATTTGCCGGAAGCGGCGGGCTGGGTATTGAGACACTAAGTCGGGGCGCAGATCATGCGCTGTTTATCGAGAAAGATGCCCGTGCTTTCCAAGTGCTCCAGGAAAATATAAAAAAATGCCGTTATGAGGATGTATCTGAACTTTTCCGTACAGATGCAACGCGTGCGGTGAAGGCATTATTAAAAAGAGATATTGTCATTGACTATCTATTTTTAGATCCGCCATATCACAAAAAGGAATATTATGATTTAGTTGAAACACTTGTTGAAGGCGGGAAGTTGGCGAATGATGCAATCATAATGTGCGAGCATTCAACGGACGTTACATTGCCGGAAAACTACGGCTGCTTTAACCTGGTGAGACAAGAAGAATACGGGAGTACGATCATTTCTATTTATCGTCATGAAGAGGAAGAGGGAGAAATCGTTTGA
- the coaD gene encoding pantetheine-phosphate adenylyltransferase — MTEKIAVVPGSFDPITNGHIDIIRRAADVFDTVYVAVLNNSAKKPLFTIEERTALIKEVTKDLPNIRIETSSGLLIDYAREKKAKAIVRGLRAVSDFEYEMQITSMNRVLDENIETFFIMSKNQYSFLSSSIVKEVAKYGGNVSELVPAHVEQALNEKFAK; from the coding sequence TTGACAGAAAAAATCGCAGTAGTACCTGGAAGTTTTGATCCGATTACGAATGGTCATATTGATATCATTCGTCGGGCAGCCGATGTTTTTGACACAGTATATGTCGCAGTATTAAATAACTCAGCTAAAAAACCATTGTTTACAATTGAAGAGCGCACAGCCCTAATTAAAGAAGTGACAAAAGATTTGCCGAATATTCGAATCGAAACTTCTTCGGGACTTCTGATCGATTATGCCCGCGAAAAGAAAGCGAAAGCTATTGTACGTGGTTTACGCGCAGTTTCCGACTTTGAATATGAAATGCAGATTACTTCGATGAACCGAGTGCTTGATGAAAATATTGAAACATTTTTCATCATGTCAAAAAATCAGTATTCATTTTTAAGTTCAAGTATTGTTAAAGAAGTAGCGAAATACGGTGGAAACGTCAGTGAACTCGTACCAGCTCACGTTGAACAAGCACTAAACGAAAAATTCGCCAAATAA
- a CDS encoding SepM family pheromone-processing serine protease, producing MGNKGKIAFGLFLIILMGLSFYRLDFYITKPGGTYNVSEFLAIQNGDQDDEGSFYMTTVAMGQATPLTYAMAAVADYYDIVKLTDVRQEEEDDEEYNVRQLKYMTDSQFNATYVAFNRAGLEYQVTYKGLYVLNVLADGAADGHLKPGDEIVEVDNERIDSLETFLTLITPKVKGDQINLVVKRDGKLIDETLEIKEIPGSDGRIGIGITYSESKSIKTDPKVTVKTEDIGGPSAGLMFTLELLNQLIDEDLTKGYEIAGTGEMLEDGTVGRIGGIEKKVVSADKEGVDIFFAPDDEITKEMLEYNPSITSNYEVAAQTAKDIDSDMKVIPVKTIDDALNYLNQLQPKN from the coding sequence ATGGGGAATAAAGGTAAAATAGCATTCGGCTTGTTTCTGATTATATTAATGGGTTTGTCTTTCTACAGGTTGGATTTTTATATTACAAAACCGGGTGGTACATATAATGTAAGCGAATTTTTGGCGATTCAAAATGGTGACCAGGACGATGAAGGTTCATTTTATATGACGACCGTTGCAATGGGGCAGGCGACTCCGTTAACTTATGCAATGGCAGCCGTAGCGGACTATTATGATATTGTAAAATTAACAGATGTACGCCAAGAGGAAGAAGATGACGAAGAATATAATGTTCGTCAGTTGAAATATATGACGGACTCCCAGTTTAATGCAACGTATGTAGCGTTCAATCGCGCAGGGCTTGAGTATCAGGTGACGTACAAAGGACTCTATGTATTGAATGTACTTGCAGATGGTGCTGCAGACGGACATTTAAAACCGGGAGATGAAATAGTTGAAGTGGATAATGAGCGTATTGATAGTTTGGAGACGTTTCTTACTCTCATAACACCGAAAGTAAAGGGAGATCAGATTAATCTAGTCGTAAAACGTGATGGAAAACTTATTGATGAAACGCTGGAAATTAAAGAAATACCAGGTTCTGATGGACGTATCGGTATCGGTATTACCTATTCAGAAAGTAAATCAATCAAAACCGATCCGAAAGTGACCGTCAAAACAGAGGATATTGGCGGACCGTCCGCCGGATTAATGTTTACACTGGAGCTGTTAAATCAGCTGATTGATGAAGATTTAACGAAAGGCTACGAAATTGCAGGTACCGGTGAAATGCTGGAGGATGGAACGGTTGGCCGAATCGGCGGGATTGAGAAAAAGGTAGTTTCTGCGGATAAAGAAGGCGTCGATATTTTCTTTGCACCTGATGATGAAATAACAAAAGAAATGCTTGAGTATAACCCAAGCATTACTTCAAATTATGAGGTGGCAGCCCAAACAGCAAAAGACATTGATTCCGACATGAAAGTCATACCTGTCAAAACAATAGATGATGCTCTGAATTATTTAAATCAACTACAACCGAAAAATTAA
- a CDS encoding nucleotidyltransferase, giving the protein MQAVGIVVEYNPFHNGHLHHVNEAKRTTDSDIAVAVMSGQFLQRGEPALVDKWHRTKMALASGVDVVIELPYIFSTAQATDFASGAVQLLEAMQCTTLAFGSEQGSITPFLNTYHLIESNRTLYNSIIKETIQQGKSYPQALFQAYEQLKQLSPDAYIDLGQPNNILGFHYVEAIEKNRTVMRPATIQRIAAGYHDAIDTDSEIASATGIRQALFNGKSLEQVTQYLPGPSIDQLENWQAEHGRFASWESFWPLLQYAILRHTPQQLKQYADVSEGLENSLIKYARTSSDFEEFMNALKSKRYTWTRLQRMLTHIYTGVTKEQLHAYSSPAYIRILGMTSAGQQYISSIKKSLSLPLISRVAAVSDPVLAIDLHATQMYQLGIQQFSNKKIDEDYKTPPIRY; this is encoded by the coding sequence ATGCAAGCCGTCGGTATTGTTGTTGAATATAATCCGTTTCACAATGGCCATTTACATCACGTAAATGAAGCAAAACGCACAACGGACAGTGATATTGCAGTTGCTGTTATGAGCGGTCAATTTTTACAGCGAGGAGAACCAGCACTCGTCGACAAATGGCATCGGACAAAGATGGCACTCGCAAGCGGAGTGGACGTTGTAATCGAGCTTCCTTATATTTTCAGTACCGCTCAGGCAACTGATTTTGCTTCAGGTGCTGTACAGCTGCTGGAAGCAATGCAATGTACCACATTAGCATTTGGGAGCGAACAAGGAAGCATCACGCCCTTTCTAAACACCTATCACTTAATTGAGAGCAATCGCACACTCTATAACTCCATCATTAAAGAAACAATCCAGCAGGGCAAAAGCTACCCGCAAGCTCTTTTTCAGGCATATGAACAGCTTAAACAACTTTCCCCGGATGCATACATTGATTTAGGGCAACCAAATAATATATTAGGCTTCCATTACGTCGAAGCAATCGAGAAGAATCGGACAGTTATGCGGCCTGCCACCATTCAGCGAATTGCTGCAGGATATCATGATGCGATAGATACAGACAGTGAAATTGCCAGCGCTACCGGCATCCGTCAGGCATTGTTCAACGGTAAATCGCTCGAGCAGGTTACACAATATTTACCCGGACCAAGTATTGATCAACTAGAAAACTGGCAGGCTGAACATGGTCGTTTTGCAAGCTGGGAAAGTTTCTGGCCACTTTTACAGTATGCTATTTTAAGACATACTCCCCAGCAGTTAAAACAGTACGCAGATGTTTCAGAAGGGCTTGAAAACTCACTTATTAAGTATGCAAGAACAAGTTCTGACTTTGAGGAGTTTATGAATGCGTTGAAATCGAAGCGCTATACATGGACAAGGCTCCAGAGAATGCTGACACATATTTATACAGGGGTCACGAAAGAGCAGTTACACGCCTATTCAAGCCCTGCGTACATTCGGATATTAGGCATGACTTCAGCTGGACAGCAATATATTTCAAGTATTAAAAAGTCCCTTTCCCTGCCGCTTATCAGCCGGGTTGCAGCTGTCAGCGATCCGGTATTGGCCATTGATCTGCACGCAACCCAAATGTATCAGTTAGGCATACAGCAGTTTTCAAATAAAAAAATAGACGAAGATTATAAAACTCCGCCTATTCGCTATTAA
- a CDS encoding YceD family protein, with translation MKWSIHQLSKFRKDGMPIDTVVQLDEVKTRNPDIRSVSPVHVKGLCTFGASQMTCQLTISTTLTLPCARTWEDVEYPVNIETVEVFSWTDERNRGDVEGDIHYVDGDVVDMKPVLEELILLEVPMQVFKENTEGQVHGGKGWDYSTDEDVEKAKEVDEPKLDPRLAALAKYFDQTDE, from the coding sequence ATGAAATGGTCAATTCATCAATTATCAAAGTTTCGAAAAGACGGAATGCCGATTGATACAGTTGTTCAGTTGGATGAAGTAAAAACTCGTAACCCCGATATTCGAAGCGTTTCACCCGTTCATGTAAAAGGGCTTTGTACTTTTGGTGCATCGCAAATGACTTGTCAATTAACGATTAGCACTACGTTGACGCTTCCATGTGCACGCACGTGGGAAGATGTTGAATATCCTGTGAACATTGAAACGGTAGAAGTTTTCAGCTGGACCGATGAGAGAAATCGCGGGGATGTTGAGGGCGATATCCATTATGTTGATGGTGACGTTGTTGATATGAAACCAGTCCTGGAGGAATTAATTCTTCTGGAAGTACCGATGCAAGTATTCAAAGAGAATACCGAAGGACAAGTGCATGGCGGTAAAGGCTGGGACTATTCAACGGATGAAGATGTAGAAAAAGCTAAGGAAGTTGACGAACCAAAATTGGATCCAAGACTGGCTGCTTTAGCTAAGTATTTTGATCAAACAGATGAATAA
- the rpmF gene encoding 50S ribosomal protein L32 — protein sequence MAVPFRRTSKTAKRKRRTHFKLSVPGMVACPNCGEAKLSHRVCKACGQYKGKEVVAK from the coding sequence ATGGCTGTACCATTTAGAAGAACTTCTAAAACTGCAAAAAGAAAGCGTCGTACGCATTTCAAACTATCTGTACCTGGTATGGTAGCTTGCCCAAACTGTGGAGAAGCTAAACTATCTCACCGTGTTTGCAAAGCTTGCGGACAATACAAAGGTAAAGAAGTAGTAGCGAAATAA
- a CDS encoding enoyl-CoA hydratase/isomerase family protein: MDYLIQNEDGILTFTINREEKRNAINYAVMDGLKEVIAYIKEHNDVRFLVITGAGEKSFCSGGDLSEFHSLETEEEAFGMLSKMGHILYDLATLPVPTIALINGTAVGGGCEIATACDFRLISSHAKAGFIQGTLAITSGWGGGTYLFERGLRHDRALKMLVDAKPYDAQTLYEIGWAMRVYIEGTKEQALADFIEHMAKIHPSVHQAYKEIELRKWRERNMYERVMEEIRLCAKLWESEAHHKAVQNFLEKKK, encoded by the coding sequence GTGGATTATTTAATTCAGAATGAAGATGGGATTCTTACATTTACGATTAACCGGGAAGAAAAAAGAAATGCTATAAACTATGCGGTGATGGATGGTTTAAAAGAAGTTATTGCTTACATAAAAGAACATAATGATGTGCGCTTTTTAGTTATTACAGGCGCCGGGGAAAAGTCGTTTTGCTCAGGTGGGGACTTGTCGGAGTTTCACAGTTTGGAAACAGAAGAAGAGGCGTTCGGCATGCTGAGTAAAATGGGGCATATTTTGTATGACTTAGCGACATTGCCTGTACCGACAATTGCTTTAATAAATGGTACGGCTGTTGGTGGCGGTTGTGAAATTGCGACAGCCTGCGATTTCCGGCTGATTTCATCACACGCCAAAGCCGGATTTATCCAAGGGACTCTGGCGATTACATCTGGATGGGGCGGAGGAACGTATTTGTTTGAGCGTGGGCTTCGTCATGACCGTGCATTAAAAATGCTGGTCGATGCAAAACCGTATGACGCGCAAACGTTATATGAGATCGGCTGGGCAATGCGTGTCTATATTGAAGGAACAAAAGAACAGGCTCTTGCAGATTTCATCGAGCATATGGCGAAGATCCATCCTTCTGTCCACCAGGCATATAAAGAGATTGAATTAAGAAAATGGCGTGAACGCAACATGTATGAGCGAGTGATGGAAGAAATCAGACTATGTGCAAAGCTGTGGGAGTCCGAAGCTCATCATAAAGCAGTGCAGAACTTCCTTGAGAAGAAAAAATAA
- a CDS encoding transcriptional regulator produces MEQKRRKDQWTIADDEKLAEIVIQTVQNGRTQLEAFEQAAQELNRTKQACGFRWNKTLRAQYGQVLNSVRKRPKQLMRSHLKLALSSFEELTEAYNELEMKYSELQSEYDKITKWLQQGVALTKGKPS; encoded by the coding sequence GTGGAGCAAAAAAGAAGGAAAGATCAATGGACAATTGCAGACGATGAAAAGTTAGCGGAAATTGTGATTCAGACAGTTCAAAACGGGCGTACACAACTAGAAGCTTTTGAACAGGCGGCACAGGAATTAAACCGGACAAAGCAAGCTTGCGGCTTTCGCTGGAATAAAACATTGCGAGCGCAGTATGGACAGGTTTTGAACAGTGTCAGAAAGCGCCCGAAGCAGTTGATGCGCAGTCACTTAAAGCTGGCGTTATCTAGTTTTGAAGAATTGACAGAAGCATATAACGAACTAGAAATGAAATATTCGGAATTGCAATCAGAGTACGATAAAATAACGAAGTGGTTACAACAAGGCGTAGCTTTAACTAAAGGGAAACCAAGTTAA
- a CDS encoding acetyl-CoA carboxylase biotin carboxyl carrier protein subunit, whose amino-acid sequence MAEVKAQMAGTVFEVSVKEGDSVTKGQTLIILESMKMEIPHEAEADGTVAKITVAEGDFVEENDILVELA is encoded by the coding sequence ATGGCGGAAGTAAAAGCACAGATGGCAGGAACAGTATTCGAGGTAAGTGTTAAAGAAGGGGACAGTGTGACAAAAGGGCAGACACTCATCATTTTGGAATCGATGAAAATGGAAATTCCGCATGAGGCGGAAGCGGATGGGACAGTAGCAAAAATTACTGTTGCTGAAGGAGATTTTGTTGAAGAAAATGATATTTTAGTAGAATTAGCTTAA